The following proteins come from a genomic window of Peptoniphilus equinus:
- the dnaG gene encoding DNA primase, translating to MSFIIDDSVLDEIRERTDIVQVIGDYVQLKKSGSNYMGLCPFHNEKTPSFSVSPNKGIFKCFGCGEGGDVISFIMKREHLEFRDAVKFLADKYGIELQTYHSHDDSLKQDRERAYKAYRQAAIFYMQNLTHSRVPLDYLIRRGIDKKTILQFGLGYALDSWDSLYNHLKGEYTDDELLRYNLVSKSKRGTCIDRFRNRVMFPIIDTRGRVIAFGGRTLGQDHAKYLNSSDTPIFNKGEHLYNLHHLKDDAGDKAVLVEGYMDVISLSKSGINYCVASLGTSLTEAQAKLLKRYNKSVYICYDSDSAGIRATQRAIDILIAQGIRPKVIELPEGLDPDDFVKAYGKLSFELEMTKAKTYMDYKIETIKAKFNLDAADGLAGFTTEVSALISRLKNPIERDVYATKVAQTYGISKASIESYMVLRAKSQLASTKRKADKEFGRRETTMVEKATQSATSSSSRSQVERLLLAYAMTRRSRFLYVLEVFPTYELTTLTVRDAFETLRDKVDAFDGDVFSEAFKEAYLEPLALDVEDSALDFDRADVIIDELLIKLKQYKLEEKRDTLLQQITSLDGQEGTEGHLSTLLQELQAVNRELSSQAGGYYATTE from the coding sequence ATGAGCTTTATCATTGACGACAGCGTTCTGGACGAGATTCGTGAGCGCACAGATATTGTTCAGGTCATAGGTGATTATGTACAGTTGAAGAAGAGCGGCTCAAATTATATGGGTCTGTGTCCTTTTCACAACGAAAAAACCCCTTCGTTTTCGGTGTCACCGAATAAGGGGATTTTTAAATGTTTCGGGTGCGGTGAAGGCGGGGACGTGATCTCTTTCATTATGAAAAGGGAGCACCTGGAGTTTCGTGATGCGGTGAAGTTTTTGGCGGACAAGTACGGTATTGAGCTTCAAACGTATCACAGTCATGATGATAGTCTCAAACAGGACCGGGAGAGAGCATATAAGGCCTATCGTCAGGCAGCGATATTCTATATGCAAAACCTCACTCACAGTCGCGTGCCTTTGGACTATCTCATTCGCCGCGGCATCGATAAGAAGACTATTTTGCAATTTGGATTGGGTTATGCGTTAGACAGTTGGGACAGCTTGTACAATCACTTAAAAGGGGAGTACACCGACGACGAACTTCTTCGCTACAATTTGGTATCCAAATCCAAGCGCGGGACATGTATTGATCGCTTTCGCAATCGCGTGATGTTTCCCATTATCGATACTCGAGGACGCGTCATTGCCTTTGGCGGGCGTACACTCGGTCAGGACCACGCCAAGTATCTGAACTCATCCGATACGCCGATATTCAACAAAGGTGAACACCTTTATAATCTGCACCATCTGAAAGACGATGCCGGGGATAAGGCGGTGTTGGTTGAAGGGTATATGGATGTTATTTCTCTTAGTAAAAGTGGTATAAATTACTGTGTAGCAAGTCTCGGCACCTCGTTAACCGAGGCGCAGGCAAAGCTTTTGAAACGCTATAATAAATCTGTTTACATTTGCTATGATAGTGACAGCGCCGGTATTCGAGCCACACAGCGAGCCATTGACATTCTCATTGCCCAGGGCATTCGGCCGAAGGTGATTGAACTGCCTGAGGGTTTGGATCCGGACGACTTTGTCAAAGCCTATGGAAAGCTCAGTTTTGAGTTGGAAATGACTAAGGCAAAGACGTATATGGACTATAAAATTGAAACGATTAAAGCCAAGTTCAATCTGGATGCGGCAGACGGATTGGCCGGGTTTACCACGGAAGTGAGCGCGCTTATTTCTCGATTGAAAAATCCTATCGAGCGAGATGTCTACGCGACGAAAGTTGCGCAAACTTACGGTATTTCCAAAGCTTCAATAGAGTCCTATATGGTGCTGAGGGCCAAATCACAACTTGCTTCAACGAAAAGAAAAGCGGACAAAGAATTTGGACGGCGGGAGACCACGATGGTGGAAAAAGCCACACAATCAGCCACGTCATCGTCGTCACGAAGTCAGGTTGAACGGTTGCTACTTGCGTATGCTATGACACGGCGCAGTCGGTTTTTGTATGTCTTGGAAGTTTTTCCGACGTATGAACTCACAACACTTACAGTGCGTGACGCCTTTGAGACATTGCGTGACAAAGTGGATGCCTTTGACGGGGATGTTTTTTCCGAGGCATTTAAAGAGGCTTACCTGGAACCCCTTGCTCTTGATGTTGAAGACAGTGCATTGGATTTTGATCGGGCAGATGTCATCATAGACGAATTACTTATTAAATTGAAACAATATAAACTGGAAGAAAAACGGGATACGCTGCTACAACAAATTACATCCCTGGACGGACAAGAGGGGACTGAAGGTCACTTGAGCACGTTGCTTCAGGAACTGCAAGCTGTCAATCGTGAGCTATCTTCCCAGGCAGGAGGCTATTATGCAACAACCGAATGA
- the rpoD gene encoding RNA polymerase sigma factor RpoD: protein MQQPNEQRSKENIVKNLSRIGKAKGNLTYDEIVSALEEISLESDEIDAIYAGFENQGIDLLDDDKIEKEIARESDEDDDEGKKEDLSVPKGVSVDDPVRMYLKEIGKIPLLTAEEEVAIAKRMENGENLAKKELAEANLRLVVSIAKRYVGRGMSFLDLIQEGNLGLMKAVEKFDYTKGFKFSTYATWWIRQAITRAIADQARTIRIPVHMVETINKLVRVQRQLVQELGRDPEPEEIAAEMGIDVDKVREIQKIAQEPVSLETPIGEEEDSHLGDFIPDEEILSPSDAATFTLLKEQLEDVLETLTDREKKVLTLRFGLDDGRARTLEEVGKEFDVTRERIRQIEAKALRKLRHPSRSKKLKDFLE, encoded by the coding sequence ATGCAACAACCGAATGAACAACGTTCAAAAGAGAACATTGTAAAAAATTTGAGCCGAATTGGAAAAGCCAAGGGCAACTTAACCTATGATGAAATTGTTTCTGCACTGGAAGAAATTTCTCTGGAAAGTGACGAGATTGATGCCATCTACGCCGGGTTTGAAAACCAAGGTATCGACCTTTTGGATGACGATAAAATTGAAAAGGAAATTGCCCGGGAGTCCGACGAGGATGACGACGAGGGCAAAAAAGAAGATCTCTCCGTACCGAAAGGGGTCAGCGTGGACGATCCTGTGCGGATGTATCTTAAAGAAATCGGCAAGATTCCACTGCTCACCGCTGAAGAAGAAGTCGCTATAGCAAAGCGTATGGAAAATGGCGAGAATCTGGCGAAGAAGGAACTGGCGGAAGCCAACCTTCGCCTTGTGGTATCTATAGCGAAGCGCTATGTAGGCCGCGGTATGAGCTTTTTGGATTTAATCCAGGAGGGCAATCTCGGTCTTATGAAAGCCGTGGAAAAATTCGATTATACCAAAGGTTTTAAGTTTTCAACTTATGCCACATGGTGGATTCGTCAGGCCATTACTCGCGCCATTGCTGATCAGGCACGGACGATTCGTATTCCGGTCCATATGGTGGAAACCATCAATAAGCTGGTTCGGGTACAACGCCAATTGGTTCAAGAACTGGGACGTGATCCGGAACCGGAAGAAATTGCAGCTGAGATGGGCATCGATGTGGATAAGGTGCGCGAAATTCAAAAAATTGCCCAAGAGCCGGTATCCCTTGAGACGCCAATCGGGGAAGAAGAAGATTCCCATTTAGGAGACTTTATCCCCGATGAAGAAATTCTTTCGCCCTCAGATGCCGCCACGTTTACGCTGTTAAAAGAGCAGCTGGAAGATGTGTTGGAGACGCTGACCGACAGGGAAAAGAAAGTGCTCACGTTACGTTTTGGTTTGGACGATGGCAGAGCTCGTACGTTGGAAGAAGTGGGCAAGGAATTTGATGTCACCCGGGAGCGAATTCGTCAAATTGAAGCCAAGGCACTTCGTAAATTGCGTCATCCGAGCCGCAGCAAGAAATTAAAGGACTTTTTAGAATGA
- a CDS encoding tRNA (adenine(22)-N(1))-methyltransferase — protein MKLTRRLDAITGWIDRERVADIGTDHGLVPFFLWEKGCPKVIATDISAPSLNKSRELCRNTDVEFRLGNGLQVLVVDEVDAVIVAGMGGILMVELLEAAKEVVKALDFLILQPMQASEQLRAYLYSAYRILDEKIVYEDGRYFEMMKVTYTGEPTTVDAIDYLLPKVALLRGDGDALAFLDHLIEKKRGIVTQIGDTDSGRERKATLQHEIERLEAWTRQNL, from the coding sequence ATGAAACTGACACGACGATTGGACGCCATCACCGGCTGGATTGATCGGGAACGCGTCGCAGATATAGGCACTGACCACGGTTTAGTGCCTTTTTTTCTATGGGAGAAGGGATGCCCTAAAGTTATCGCCACCGACATCAGCGCACCGTCACTAAACAAAAGCCGTGAGCTCTGCCGCAATACCGACGTGGAGTTTCGATTGGGCAATGGTCTGCAGGTGCTCGTTGTGGACGAGGTGGATGCTGTGATTGTCGCAGGGATGGGCGGCATACTGATGGTTGAACTTTTGGAAGCGGCCAAAGAGGTGGTCAAAGCTTTGGATTTTCTCATTTTGCAGCCTATGCAGGCCTCGGAGCAGCTGCGAGCATATCTGTACAGCGCCTACCGGATTCTGGATGAAAAGATTGTCTATGAAGACGGACGCTACTTTGAGATGATGAAAGTAACCTACACCGGTGAACCCACAACAGTAGATGCCATTGACTATCTTTTGCCGAAGGTGGCACTGCTTCGCGGCGACGGCGACGCCTTGGCATTTTTGGATCACCTCATTGAAAAAAAACGCGGTATCGTCACGCAAATTGGCGATACAGATTCAGGTCGTGAACGCAAAGCGACACTGCAACACGAGATAGAAAGGTTGGAAGCATGGACACGGCAAAATTTATAG
- a CDS encoding Nif3-like dinuclear metal center hexameric protein, producing the protein MDTAKFIDYIETLAPLDGQEAWDNSGWQVMTKRDIKRVFLTLDLTDTTLAEAKAFGADLILTHHPFFFSGVTSIGYDYKSKLIRELLASGIGLYASHTALDVAAGGVNDVLASYLELTDLEPLMMTDKDKPLGVVGTTDWSLLKLYHTLTTLSEDTVQLYGKLRDIHRVALLGGAGGGDIKAAFDAGADVYITSDVKHHDAQVAYELGFILIALSHNDSEKLILTELARRFEDDLGLNTKINAENAFVLRLPKRP; encoded by the coding sequence ATGGACACGGCAAAATTTATAGACTACATAGAAACCCTCGCGCCGCTGGATGGGCAGGAAGCTTGGGACAACTCCGGATGGCAAGTGATGACCAAGCGTGATATCAAGCGTGTGTTTCTCACCTTAGACCTCACGGATACCACTTTGGCTGAAGCGAAAGCATTTGGCGCAGATCTCATTCTTACCCATCACCCCTTTTTCTTCAGTGGTGTGACATCCATCGGCTATGACTATAAATCAAAGCTCATTCGAGAACTTCTGGCATCCGGCATCGGCCTCTACGCCTCGCACACAGCTTTGGATGTGGCGGCAGGCGGCGTCAATGACGTCCTTGCTTCCTATTTGGAACTCACGGATCTGGAACCTCTGATGATGACGGATAAGGACAAACCGTTAGGAGTAGTAGGGACAACGGATTGGTCACTGCTCAAGCTCTATCATACCTTGACGACACTGTCCGAAGATACGGTACAACTTTATGGCAAACTTCGGGACATTCACCGTGTCGCGCTGCTTGGCGGCGCAGGCGGCGGCGATATTAAGGCGGCCTTCGATGCCGGTGCCGATGTGTATATCACCTCCGATGTGAAACATCATGACGCTCAGGTGGCGTATGAGTTGGGGTTTATCCTCATCGCTCTGTCCCATAATGATTCAGAAAAATTAATTCTCACGGAACTGGCCCGTCGCTTTGAAGACGACTTAGGTCTTAACACCAAGATCAATGCTGAGAACGCCTTTGTCTTAAGACTGCCGAAGCGGCCGTAG
- a CDS encoding C40 family peptidase has product MFNISKKVPVGVLALGLVSFLGLKDTGIFISDHVQTTYSGNQVYFEKGEQANIIEVSERGYVVAKGKARVTIPSYKIAVTEKNVSTYKVVAPTPIKNDQGDILRNLIIGENVTLVSNAADTLVVTTQDGLTGKVAASALELVGTSVEKIALDAATETAKLSADEAEIAAVAVAPQTYTAVLTAVAAPSAPATGTAKVAIDSALSKLGSPYVWGSTGAEGYDCSGLVYAVYVNELGVKLPRTSSDMSQTGTQVSRENLQPGDLVFFNTGGSGVSHVGIYEGNGNFIHASSGSGKVIVSNLSEDYYNARYTNATRVL; this is encoded by the coding sequence TTGTTTAATATAAGTAAGAAGGTGCCTGTAGGCGTGCTGGCTCTTGGGCTGGTTTCCTTTCTGGGACTTAAAGACACCGGCATTTTTATAAGCGACCATGTACAAACAACTTATAGTGGCAATCAAGTTTACTTTGAAAAAGGTGAACAAGCTAACATCATTGAAGTATCTGAAAGAGGTTATGTGGTTGCCAAAGGCAAAGCTCGCGTAACCATTCCATCATATAAAATCGCTGTTACTGAAAAAAACGTATCTACATACAAAGTTGTTGCACCTACACCGATCAAGAACGATCAAGGCGACATCCTTCGCAATCTGATCATTGGGGAAAATGTGACTCTTGTGTCCAATGCTGCGGATACACTGGTTGTGACGACACAAGACGGCCTCACAGGGAAAGTGGCAGCCTCTGCTTTGGAGCTTGTCGGCACATCTGTCGAAAAAATTGCACTTGACGCAGCGACAGAGACCGCAAAGCTTAGCGCCGATGAAGCGGAAATTGCAGCTGTGGCTGTAGCGCCGCAAACCTATACCGCAGTACTGACTGCTGTCGCTGCACCGTCCGCGCCGGCAACCGGCACGGCTAAAGTGGCCATAGATTCCGCCCTCAGCAAATTGGGTTCACCTTACGTATGGGGATCTACAGGTGCGGAAGGTTATGACTGCTCCGGATTGGTCTACGCCGTTTACGTCAATGAACTGGGCGTCAAATTGCCTAGAACCTCAAGCGATATGTCTCAGACCGGCACACAAGTGTCCCGAGAAAACTTACAGCCGGGGGATCTTGTATTCTTTAACACCGGTGGTAGTGGCGTATCTCATGTGGGGATCTATGAAGGCAACGGCAATTTTATTCATGCTTCCAGCGGAAGTGGTAAAGTTATCGTATCCAACTTAAGTGAAGATTACTATAACGCGCGCTATACCAATGCCACTCGGGTATTATAA
- the pheS gene encoding phenylalanine--tRNA ligase subunit alpha: MKEQLMTIQSEALEAIQGVGTLDELNTLRVKYLGKKGAITGVMKEMRSLSQDERPLIGELANKVREAVETAISDKTAELKEAVLKARLASETIDITLNKPQPLLGHEHPLIKTIETLEDLFIDMGFTVVDGPEVETVANNFDLLNAPADHPSRDLTDTFYIDEGTVLRTQTSPVQIRAMKEMGAPLRIVSSGRVFRSDEVDATHSPMFHQLEGLIIDETISMANLFETLNIFVKALFGDDIETRFRPHNFPFTEPSAEVDVTCTVCGGVGCPACHNTGWSMELLGCGMVHPNVLKNCGIDPEKYSGFAFGMGIDRIAMIKYGLDDIRLLFENDQRFLKQF; the protein is encoded by the coding sequence ATGAAAGAACAATTAATGACAATCCAGTCCGAGGCTCTTGAAGCTATTCAAGGGGTAGGTACACTGGATGAATTGAATACACTTCGTGTGAAATATTTAGGAAAGAAAGGTGCCATCACCGGTGTGATGAAAGAAATGCGCAGTCTGTCCCAAGACGAGCGACCTTTGATCGGTGAGCTTGCCAATAAAGTTCGGGAAGCGGTGGAGACTGCTATTTCGGACAAAACTGCCGAGCTCAAAGAGGCTGTGTTAAAAGCGCGCTTGGCTTCCGAGACTATTGACATCACTTTAAATAAGCCGCAGCCCCTTCTAGGGCATGAGCATCCCCTTATTAAGACCATTGAGACTTTGGAAGACCTCTTTATTGATATGGGGTTCACGGTGGTGGACGGTCCTGAAGTGGAGACTGTAGCGAACAATTTTGATTTACTCAATGCGCCGGCAGACCATCCGTCTCGAGATCTCACCGATACGTTTTATATTGATGAAGGTACTGTGCTTCGCACCCAGACCTCACCGGTACAAATTCGGGCTATGAAAGAGATGGGTGCACCTCTTCGCATTGTCAGCTCCGGTCGTGTATTTCGCTCAGATGAAGTGGATGCTACGCACTCGCCGATGTTTCATCAGCTGGAGGGATTGATTATTGACGAGACCATATCCATGGCGAATCTCTTTGAGACACTGAATATTTTCGTCAAAGCGCTTTTCGGTGACGATATTGAAACCCGATTCCGTCCTCACAATTTTCCGTTCACTGAACCGTCGGCGGAGGTGGATGTCACCTGTACCGTCTGTGGCGGGGTGGGATGTCCTGCCTGTCACAACACCGGTTGGTCGATGGAGCTCTTAGGATGCGGCATGGTACACCCTAATGTGTTGAAAAACTGCGGCATTGATCCGGAAAAGTACTCCGGCTTTGCTTTCGGCATGGGGATTGACCGCATTGCCATGATCAAGTATGGCTTAGATGATATCCGTCTGCTCTTTGAAAACGACCAACGTTTCTTGAAACAATTCTAG